Proteins from a genomic interval of Moorena sp. SIOASIH:
- a CDS encoding FtsW/RodA/SpoVE family cell cycle protein — MALRNLILLFNPSTTDWAVTARLLKWLTFLWLLIGIVILFSASYAIADVELGDGTYYVKRQLMWVVLGLVGFNLLVRSPLRYLLKISHWLVLGLLVLLLLTLIPGVGTTVNGATRWLSVGSVPLQPSELMKPFLVLQAARVFGQWDRLQWRTRFTWLGIFMVVLVGILLQPNLSTTALCGMTLWLVALAAGLPFSYLGGTAFGGVLLAVLSISIKDYQRRRVMSFLNPWADPMRDGYQLVQSLLAIGSGGTWGSGFGLSQQKLFYLPIQHTDFIFSVFAEEFGFAGSIALMFLLMTYMTLAVIVAIKARNRVYQLIAIGAMLFIVGQSLLNIGVASGALPTTGLPFPFFSYGGSSMISSLCSAGLLIRVARESSEAKVVSIQTRRQSIAERRQRRHKVKAKR, encoded by the coding sequence CTACGTAACCTGATTCTATTATTTAACCCCTCCACTACAGACTGGGCAGTAACTGCTCGGTTACTGAAGTGGTTAACGTTTCTATGGCTGTTGATCGGAATAGTAATTCTTTTCTCAGCTTCTTATGCGATCGCAGATGTCGAGTTAGGGGATGGAACATACTACGTCAAGCGACAGCTGATGTGGGTAGTCTTAGGTTTAGTGGGATTTAACCTATTGGTGCGATCACCGTTGCGTTATTTGCTAAAGATCAGCCATTGGTTGGTCCTGGGGCTGTTGGTGCTGCTGTTATTGACTTTAATTCCTGGTGTGGGAACAACGGTTAATGGGGCAACTCGCTGGTTATCTGTGGGTTCGGTTCCCCTGCAACCTTCGGAGTTAATGAAGCCGTTTCTAGTGTTACAAGCAGCTCGAGTATTTGGGCAGTGGGACCGGCTTCAGTGGCGGACCCGTTTCACGTGGCTGGGGATTTTTATGGTGGTGTTGGTGGGAATTTTGTTACAGCCTAATCTGAGTACAACAGCACTTTGTGGAATGACCTTGTGGCTAGTTGCTCTAGCAGCAGGGTTACCGTTTTCTTACTTGGGAGGTACAGCATTTGGTGGTGTCCTGCTGGCAGTACTCAGTATCAGCATCAAGGATTACCAGCGGCGTCGGGTGATGTCATTCCTAAATCCTTGGGCTGATCCGATGCGAGATGGATACCAATTGGTTCAAAGTCTTCTAGCTATTGGCTCCGGTGGGACTTGGGGCTCTGGTTTTGGGTTATCCCAACAAAAGTTATTCTATTTACCGATTCAACACACTGATTTTATCTTTTCTGTATTTGCTGAGGAATTTGGCTTTGCTGGTAGTATAGCCCTAATGTTTTTGTTGATGACATACATGACCCTAGCGGTGATTGTAGCTATTAAGGCCAGAAACCGAGTCTATCAGTTAATCGCGATTGGAGCAATGCTGTTTATTGTAGGACAGTCTCTGTTAAATATTGGTGTTGCTTCTGGGGCTCTTCCCACTACTGGTTTACCCTTCCCATTCTTTAGTTATGGGGGAAGTTCGATGATTTCCAGTTTGTGTTCGGCTGGGTTGTTGATTCGGGTGGCACGAGAGAGTAGTGAGGCGAAAGTTGTGTCTATACAAACTCGCCGCCAGTCGATAGCAGAACGACGGCAAAGAAGGCACAAGGTCAAAGCCAAAAGGTAA
- a CDS encoding VOC family protein has protein sequence MHHASIRTANIHRAIAFYEKLGFTVSERFTTGMTLACWLKGLGGRLELIQIPEPLPAPDAFGDEHYVGYYHVSFDLTDSATDLPSWLESLKESFKEASEQNPEQFQPLKVLLEPTQQMIGNRVYEVAFIADTDGLPLEFLYLIKT, from the coding sequence ATGCATCATGCTTCGATTCGCACAGCCAATATTCATCGCGCGATCGCATTTTATGAGAAGTTGGGATTCACGGTATCTGAACGCTTCACTACTGGCATGACTCTAGCGTGTTGGCTGAAGGGACTGGGGGGACGCTTGGAACTGATCCAAATTCCTGAACCATTACCAGCACCGGATGCGTTTGGAGATGAGCATTATGTGGGATATTACCACGTGTCTTTTGACCTAACTGATAGCGCTACTGACTTGCCCAGTTGGTTAGAGTCCTTGAAAGAAAGTTTTAAAGAAGCTTCTGAGCAGAACCCAGAGCAGTTTCAGCCGTTGAAGGTTCTGTTGGAACCTACCCAACAGATGATCGGTAATCGTGTTTATGAGGTAGCGTTTATCGCTGATACTGATGGTTTACCGTTGGAGTTTTTGTATCTTATAAAAACCTAG
- a CDS encoding TIGR02652 family protein: protein MIDSSLQYPIFGSEIKCPHCRQIIPALTLTDTYLCPRHGAFEANPKTGELIHLQSGRHWRLWQDKWYRQHTHPDGIRFEIHEALDKLYTEGYRATRVIIASRYRDLVSAYLERSTPWRGNSESGKPRLYGLPVEFSPEPEEEPCWEVINFDLEKEPGVPVRYPYFRLF from the coding sequence ATGATTGATTCTAGCTTGCAGTACCCGATATTCGGTTCAGAAATAAAATGTCCTCACTGCCGTCAGATAATTCCGGCATTGACGTTGACTGACACTTACTTGTGTCCACGTCATGGTGCGTTTGAAGCCAACCCAAAAACTGGGGAACTGATTCATTTACAATCTGGGCGTCACTGGCGTCTATGGCAAGATAAATGGTACCGACAGCACACTCATCCTGATGGAATTCGCTTTGAGATTCACGAAGCCCTAGACAAGTTATACACTGAAGGATATCGGGCAACACGGGTGATTATTGCCAGTCGTTATCGGGATTTAGTGAGTGCCTACCTAGAGCGCAGTACCCCCTGGCGAGGGAACTCAGAGTCAGGCAAACCCAGGTTGTATGGCTTGCCGGTAGAATTTAGCCCAGAACCTGAGGAAGAACCTTGTTGGGAAGTGATCAATTTTGATTTGGAAAAAGAACCTGGGGTACCTGTGCGCTACCCTTATTTCCGATTGTTTTAG
- a CDS encoding gamma carbonic anhydrase family protein, which translates to MDHPLPQTPILTSFWPPPDLSLAAFVAPNAVVMGQVSVAAGVSIWYGAVVRGDVERIEIGDRTNIQDGAILHGDPGKPTVLEDHVTVGHRAVIHSAYIEQGSLIGIGAVVLDGVRVGHGSIVGAGAVVSKDVPPLSLVVGVPAKKLRDVSEAEAAELIEHARHYEKLALVHAGSGTDLGFSVTQDFAAVARNPEQGTSDQGTVDNN; encoded by the coding sequence GTGGATCATCCTCTACCTCAAACCCCAATACTGACATCTTTTTGGCCTCCCCCAGATCTGTCTCTTGCTGCCTTTGTCGCCCCTAATGCTGTAGTTATGGGTCAGGTGTCCGTAGCTGCAGGAGTTAGCATTTGGTATGGTGCTGTAGTCAGAGGTGATGTGGAGCGCATCGAGATTGGCGATCGCACTAATATTCAAGATGGGGCAATTTTACACGGAGATCCCGGCAAGCCAACAGTTTTAGAAGACCATGTCACAGTTGGTCATCGCGCTGTAATTCATTCAGCATATATTGAACAGGGTAGCTTGATTGGTATTGGAGCAGTGGTACTCGATGGGGTTCGTGTCGGTCATGGTAGTATCGTGGGCGCTGGAGCTGTGGTTAGTAAAGACGTTCCTCCTCTGTCCCTGGTAGTCGGTGTCCCTGCCAAAAAATTACGGGATGTTTCGGAGGCTGAAGCCGCTGAACTGATTGAACATGCACGGCACTATGAAAAGTTGGCTCTAGTTCATGCCGGTAGTGGCACAGATTTGGGGTTTAGTGTAACACAAGACTTCGCTGCCGTTGCCAGGAACCCGGAACAGGGAACTTCCGATCAGGGAACAGTGGACAATAATTGA
- a CDS encoding photosystem II protein Y, translated as MDLRLLIVLLPLLLAIGWVVYNIGAIALKQGQSYLNKSK; from the coding sequence ATGGATTTACGTCTATTAATAGTCTTATTGCCTTTACTCCTGGCAATAGGCTGGGTAGTTTACAATATTGGTGCGATCGCTCTCAAGCAAGGTCAAAGTTATTTGAACAAATCTAAATAA